A genomic window from Pagrus major chromosome 23, Pma_NU_1.0 includes:
- the ppp1caa gene encoding protein phosphatase 1, catalytic subunit, alpha isozyme a produces MAEPDKLNIDSIIQRLLEVKGSRPGKNVQLTEGEIRGLCLKSREIFLSQPILLELEAPLKICGDVHGQYYDLLRLFEYGGFPPESNYLFLGDYVDRGKQSLETICLLLAYKIKYPENFFLLRGNHECASINRIYGFYDECKRRYNIKLWKTFTDCFNCLPVAAIVDEKIFCCHGGLSPDLQSMEQIRRVMRPTDVPDQGLLCDLLWADPDKDVLGWGENDRGVSFTFGADVVAKFLHKHDMDLICRAHQVVEDGYEFFAKRQLVTLFSAPNYCGEFDNAGAMMSVDETLMCSFQILKPADKKLYPYGGGGGMGSGRPVTPPRNSAKSAKAKK; encoded by the exons atggcGGAGCCAGACAAATTAAACATCGACTCTATAATTCAGCGTCTCTTGGAAG ttaaGGGCTCCCGGCCAGGGAAGAATGTCCAGCTGACAGAGGGTGAGATTCGTGGCCTTTGCTTGAAGTCCCGTGAAATCTTCCTGAGCCAGCCAATCCTGCTCGAGCTAGAAGCTCCCCTCAAAATTTGTG GTGATGTCCATGGTCAGTACTATGATCTGCTCCGGCTGTTTGAATATGGAGGCTTCCCCCCAGAAAGCAACTACCTGTTCCTGGGTGACTACGTAGACAGAGGGAAGCAGTCACTGGAGACCATCTGCCTGCTTCTAGCCTACAAGATAAAATATCCAGAGAACTTTTTCCTGCTGCGTGGAAACCACGAATGCGCCTCTATTAATCGAATCTATGGCTTTTATGACGAGT GTAAGCGACGGTATAACATTAAGCTGTGGAAGACCTTCACAGACTGCTTCAACTGTTTACCTGTGGCTGCCATTGTAGATGAGAAAATCTTCTGCTGTCATGGAG GCCTCTCTCCTGATCTGCAGTCTATGGAGCAGATCCGCAGAGTAATGCGACCCACAGACGTGCCTGACCAGGGATTGTTGTGTGACCTGCTGTGGGCTGATCCAGACAAAGATGTGCTGGGCTGGGGTGAAAACGACCGTGGTGTCTCCTTCACATTCGGGGCAGATGTGGTGGCCAAATTTTTGCACAAACACGACATGGACCTAATATGCAGGGCGCACCAG GTGGTAGAAGATGGTTATGAGTTTTTCGCAAAGCGGCAACTCGTCACCTTATTCTCGGCTCCCAACTACTGTGGAGAGTTTGACAATGCCGGTGCCATGATGAGTGTAGATGAGACACTCATGTGCTCCTTCCAG ATTCTGAAGCCAGCAGATAAGAAATTGTATCCTTATGGCGGAGGGGGAGGAATGGGATCTGGGCGACCGGTCACCCCACCACGAAATTCAGCCAAGTCTGCCAAGGCCAAGAAATAA